A genomic region of Monomorium pharaonis isolate MP-MQ-018 unplaced genomic scaffold, ASM1337386v2 scaffold_314, whole genome shotgun sequence contains the following coding sequences:
- the LOC118648245 gene encoding tight junction protein ZO-1-like, with product MSNSAVARPRFLDLSAPQGKPHFQFCSVDSDGEYPPDSDVILAEAERGRLAEPSYDDDRSVTVLSSDEHDNNLPSEPASMPPVLSSTSSTSTAFSYKIQLIRAPIRPAAAPAAIRLEPRARPLTHSSDQDIPGKILGTDDPGGSKGLLKWKGVMFAPNDEVDQDIEHDQEEDGRDTTDSVARNENFEQGSEVFMVELTRGWNSRLGFSLQPEGNRTVISVVHPDSVAAKDGRLKQGDVLLMVNEESVEHMSTADIIDLLRKIRGSIGITVMRKSKQDNIT from the exons ATGTCGAACAGTGCCGTAGCCAGGCCTCGTTTCCTCGATTTGTCGGCACCGCAGGGTAAACCGCATTTCCAGTTTTGCAGCGTTGACTCCGACGGCGAATATCCTCCGGATAGCGACGTGATCCTCGCCGAGGCGGAACGCGGTCGACTGGCTGAACCGAGCTACGACGACGACAGGAGTGTTACGGTGCTTTCGAGCGACGAGCACGACAATAATCTGCCGTCCGAGCCAGCCTCAATGCCGCCGGTGCTCTCGTCCACCAGCAGCACCAGTACCGCCTTCAGCTACAAAATCCAGCTTATCAGAGCGCCAATCCGGCCTGCGGCAGCGCCGGCAGCGATCCGGCTGGAACCAAGAGCAAGGCCACTCACTCACTCGAGCGACCAGGACATCCCgg GGAAGATTTTGGGAACGGACGACCCGGGTGGTAGCAAAGGGCTATTGAAGTGGAAGGGCGTAATGTTCGCTCCAAACGACGAGGTAGATCAGGACATAGAGCACGATCAGGAAGAGGACGGGAGAGACACCACGGATTCGGTCGCTCGCAACGAGAACTTTGAACAAGGCAGTGAG GTGTTCATGGTGGAGCTGACGCGTGGGTGGAATAGTCGACTGGGCTTTAGTTTACAGCCGGAAGGAAATCGTACGGTGATATCGGTTGTGCATCCCGATAGTGTCGCGGCAAAGGATGGCAGGCTCAAGCAGGGCGATGTGTTATTGATG GTTAATGAAGAAAGTGTGGAACACATGTCAACAGCCGATATAATAGATCTATTACGCAAGATACGCGGCTCTATAGGTATCACGGTGATGAGAAAATCTAAACAGGATAATATAACGTGA